The Nitrospira tepida genome includes a window with the following:
- a CDS encoding nucleotidyltransferase family protein — MITRTLHPLLVASLGLTRGSEPAGLPSPTDWPDVIEQAERHRLTPLLHHYLLRTGLFASLPDAAQDELRDRIARITARHLSITHALTTILKRCAAAAIPCAPLRGPALATLLDPSLTIRAMDDLDLLIPKRLLGTMVALLADLGYRHIEQRPGFARRFSYATSFVASAPTPLSVDVHWTLAYPPDHDRIEMEGVWQRAEQWEFDGSPGWAISPPDLLIHLCAHWRHKGGQEPLLWLVELDRFIRHNQTLDWSLMRELARDSGQWPTVRETLVEMQNLCETPLSEFVLDPAALSAQSASPPLAEAGPREEWAQLASLPDLFTKLRYAGSLLWPSPDYMSWRYGAFTPMALFRAYLRRSVELTWSVATWRLARLCSSIARLSPRLTFFK; from the coding sequence ATGATTACAAGGACCCTCCATCCATTGCTCGTCGCCTCGCTCGGCCTTACGCGCGGTTCGGAACCAGCCGGGCTCCCATCGCCTACCGACTGGCCCGATGTGATCGAGCAGGCCGAGCGACATCGCCTGACTCCCCTGCTTCACCACTACCTGCTCCGGACAGGATTGTTTGCATCGTTGCCCGATGCCGCACAGGACGAGTTGCGGGATCGGATCGCCAGAATCACTGCGCGGCACCTCTCGATCACCCACGCGCTGACCACCATTTTGAAACGCTGCGCGGCCGCGGCCATTCCCTGCGCACCCCTCCGTGGACCGGCCCTGGCGACACTGCTCGATCCCTCCCTGACCATCAGGGCCATGGACGACCTCGATTTACTCATCCCCAAACGGTTGCTTGGCACGATGGTCGCGCTGTTGGCAGATCTGGGATACCGCCACATCGAACAACGACCCGGCTTCGCCCGGAGGTTTTCCTACGCGACCTCGTTCGTCGCGTCGGCGCCGACGCCGCTCTCTGTGGATGTCCATTGGACCCTGGCCTACCCGCCTGATCATGATCGGATCGAGATGGAGGGCGTCTGGCAACGAGCCGAACAGTGGGAATTCGACGGGTCGCCCGGTTGGGCGATCAGCCCGCCGGACCTGCTGATTCATTTGTGCGCCCATTGGCGTCATAAGGGCGGACAGGAACCGCTCTTGTGGCTTGTTGAACTGGACCGGTTCATTCGCCACAACCAGACCCTCGACTGGTCTCTTATGCGTGAGCTTGCCCGCGACAGCGGGCAGTGGCCCACGGTGCGCGAGACGCTGGTGGAGATGCAGAACCTTTGCGAGACACCGCTTTCGGAGTTTGTGCTCGATCCCGCTGCTCTCAGCGCCCAGTCGGCGTCCCCTCCTCTTGCAGAAGCCGGCCCGCGAGAGGAGTGGGCACAATTGGCGTCCTTGCCGGATCTGTTTACCAAGCTTCGCTATGCTGGCTCGCTCCTCTGGCCTTCGCCGGACTACATGAGCTGGCGCTATGGCGCCTTCACCCCGATGGCGCTGTTCCGGGCCTACCTGCGCCGTTCAGTGGAGCTGACCTGGTCCGTCGCGACCTGGCGGCTGGCGCGCCTCTGTTCCTCGATCGCGCGCCTCTCGCCTCGGCTCACATTCTTCAAATAA
- a CDS encoding 50S ribosomal protein L11 methyltransferase → MSTIIDEHREYLSDGPRLAAFRQAIGALVTPDSVVLDLGAGTGILGMLACRAGAKRVYAVDEGGMIEVARSLCEANGFTDRMRFIKGLSTQVTLPEPVDLVVADQIGHFGFEAGICEYFRDARARFLKPHGRMIPGRIDLHVAPVEHQALRNQVDFWQQTPQEAPIEFDLSPVHLSALNSGYPAKLQPDHLLGPSVMAVSFDPSEAPEPLRFRTELTVGRPGLLHGIGGWFVAQLAPGVTLSNSPLFAQRINRRNVFFPIARQVPVEKDERIDLSMTVLPSQTLVSWKVQVWRAESPTQPGPRTILAESSHSTMQGLLLSREDLERTRPDFVPRLTPWGEARQTVLACCDGSLPLAAIEQEVLRRHPDLFPNLAVASAFVAEVVIRYSR, encoded by the coding sequence GTGTCGACCATCATCGATGAACATCGCGAATATCTCAGCGATGGCCCGCGCCTCGCCGCCTTTCGGCAGGCGATCGGAGCGCTCGTCACACCGGATTCGGTCGTGCTCGATTTGGGCGCCGGCACCGGGATCTTAGGAATGCTGGCCTGCCGCGCAGGCGCCAAGCGGGTCTACGCCGTCGATGAGGGCGGCATGATCGAAGTGGCGCGGAGCCTCTGCGAGGCGAATGGCTTCACCGATCGAATGAGGTTCATCAAGGGACTTTCCACCCAGGTCACGTTGCCGGAGCCGGTGGATCTGGTCGTGGCGGATCAGATCGGCCACTTCGGGTTCGAGGCCGGCATCTGCGAATATTTCCGCGACGCCCGCGCGCGCTTCTTAAAGCCGCACGGCCGGATGATCCCTGGTCGAATCGATCTTCATGTCGCTCCGGTCGAACACCAGGCGCTCCGCAACCAGGTGGACTTCTGGCAACAGACTCCGCAAGAAGCTCCAATCGAGTTCGATCTGAGCCCAGTCCATCTATCGGCCTTGAACAGCGGCTATCCGGCCAAGCTCCAGCCGGATCATTTGCTCGGTCCCTCCGTCATGGCCGTCTCGTTCGATCCCTCAGAGGCGCCGGAGCCGTTGCGGTTTCGTACGGAATTGACAGTGGGACGGCCTGGGCTGCTCCACGGCATCGGTGGCTGGTTCGTCGCGCAGCTCGCCCCCGGCGTGACACTGTCCAACTCGCCGCTCTTCGCCCAACGGATCAATCGCCGCAACGTCTTCTTTCCCATCGCCCGGCAGGTTCCGGTCGAGAAGGACGAACGGATCGACCTCTCGATGACGGTGCTGCCTTCGCAGACGCTCGTGTCCTGGAAAGTGCAAGTCTGGCGTGCCGAATCACCAACCCAGCCAGGCCCGCGGACCATCCTGGCGGAATCGTCCCATTCGACGATGCAGGGCCTGTTGCTGAGCCGGGAAGACCTTGAACGCACCAGGCCCGATTTTGTCCCTCGCCTGACTCCTTGGGGAGAGGCGAGACAGACTGTGCTTGCCTGCTGCGACGGCAGCCTCCCGCTCGCCGCGATCGAGCAGGAGGTCCTGCGTCGGCATCCGGATCTGTTCCCCAATCTTGCTGTTGCCTCGGCCTTCGTCGCCGAGGTCGTGATCAGGTACAGCCGGTGA
- a CDS encoding lasso RiPP family leader peptide-containing protein, whose translation MREEDGLPTKQETVRKPYKPPTLVEYGNIAKLTHTGFGSGADGGMMGNMMGMNPMMMCL comes from the coding sequence ATGAGGGAAGAAGACGGTCTTCCGACCAAGCAGGAGACGGTCAGGAAACCTTACAAGCCGCCCACCTTGGTGGAGTACGGTAACATCGCCAAGCTGACCCACACGGGATTCGGCAGCGGCGCGGACGGCGGCATGATGGGTAACATGATGGGGATGAATCCCATGATGATGTGCCTGTGA
- a CDS encoding asparagine synthase-related protein: MSGITGLLNLDGSPADRSLVSHMTNRLAHRGPDGSDAWFSGPLGMAHLRLHSTSESLFEYQPLTNPSGTLCLTLDGRIDNRDELCGLLADLSRRDAPLSDAQLLLLAYERWGTACPERIIGDFAFVLWDLRERQLFCARDVLGTRPLFYAHHRRRFLWASEPRALLEDPGVRTAPDEGMIGEYLAAAITSNRDTLFQEIKRLPPAHCLTVHPDRPDDPIRIWQFWDIDPNRRIRYRRDEDYAAHFLDLFRDAVRCSLRSHRPVRAELSGGLDSSSIVAIACSLIREGSVTSPGFESLSLTFPGKACDETSYILDMMHRWRLRGTLEVVPDSDPHDYPLQVREDLDLPDYPNGMMSMGLLAKARDKGAIVVLNGAGGDEWLGGSYYHYADLLRSGRLFGLMRRLWDDRKAVSIAFPSCSILRLGLWPNLPRSLRIAIRAVLGRKGLPRWIVPDFARRIGLLDRLGIEPGPRRCGTFAQEDLYRTLWSGWQAQGNEAGDRALARCGIEQRSPFNDRRIIEFAFAIPEEQRWRHGQPKFLLRQAMMGLLPESVRNRNTKADFSHVFVQALRSQGGARLFESLQTERLGWIDGEEIRRMYRRMDEAYRAGNHRYTSETWPLWMVYGIELWLRALTEPEGVQFHEGRRRSSDQAGDGQETLQAAHLGGVR; encoded by the coding sequence ATGAGTGGCATCACCGGATTGCTCAACCTTGACGGTTCCCCGGCGGACCGATCGTTGGTCTCCCACATGACGAACCGGCTGGCCCACCGGGGCCCGGATGGATCGGACGCTTGGTTCAGCGGTCCACTGGGCATGGCCCATCTCCGGTTGCACAGCACGTCCGAGTCGCTCTTCGAATATCAGCCGCTCACGAATCCATCCGGAACCCTTTGCCTGACCCTTGACGGAAGAATCGACAACCGCGATGAGTTGTGCGGGCTCCTGGCCGATCTGTCCCGACGTGACGCCCCTCTGTCCGACGCCCAACTCCTGCTCCTGGCCTATGAACGGTGGGGGACGGCCTGCCCGGAGCGGATCATCGGTGATTTTGCCTTTGTCCTCTGGGACCTCCGCGAACGGCAGTTGTTCTGCGCGCGCGACGTGCTCGGAACCAGACCGCTGTTCTATGCGCATCACCGACGCCGCTTCCTGTGGGCGTCGGAGCCGCGAGCCCTGCTCGAAGATCCCGGCGTGCGGACGGCCCCGGACGAAGGCATGATCGGGGAATATCTCGCGGCTGCGATTACCAGCAACCGGGATACCCTCTTTCAGGAGATCAAGCGCCTGCCCCCCGCCCATTGCCTCACCGTCCATCCGGACCGGCCCGACGATCCGATCCGCATCTGGCAATTCTGGGATATCGATCCGAACCGTCGGATCCGCTATCGGCGCGACGAGGATTATGCCGCGCACTTTCTGGATCTGTTCAGGGACGCCGTGCGCTGTTCGCTCAGGAGCCACCGGCCGGTCAGAGCCGAGCTCAGCGGCGGGCTCGATTCCTCCTCGATCGTGGCCATCGCCTGCTCGCTGATCCGAGAGGGGTCCGTCACGAGCCCGGGATTCGAGAGCCTGTCCTTGACCTTTCCCGGCAAGGCCTGCGACGAGACTTCCTACATTCTGGACATGATGCATCGGTGGCGCCTGCGGGGAACCTTGGAGGTCGTGCCCGATTCGGACCCGCATGACTACCCCCTACAGGTGCGGGAAGATCTGGACCTGCCGGACTATCCGAACGGCATGATGTCGATGGGGCTCCTCGCCAAGGCCAGAGACAAGGGCGCGATCGTCGTCCTCAACGGAGCCGGCGGCGACGAATGGCTGGGAGGCAGCTACTACCATTACGCCGATCTCCTGCGCTCCGGCCGCCTGTTCGGACTCATGCGCCGGCTCTGGGACGACCGGAAGGCCGTGAGCATCGCGTTTCCCTCTTGCTCGATCCTTCGCCTTGGCCTCTGGCCGAACCTGCCGCGGAGTCTGCGGATCGCCATTCGTGCCGTGCTCGGAAGAAAAGGCCTGCCCCGCTGGATCGTGCCGGACTTCGCCCGTCGCATCGGTCTGCTCGATCGGCTCGGCATTGAACCGGGGCCGCGCCGCTGCGGCACGTTCGCCCAAGAGGATCTTTATCGCACGCTCTGGAGCGGTTGGCAGGCGCAAGGGAACGAGGCGGGAGACCGAGCGTTGGCGCGCTGTGGGATCGAGCAACGGTCGCCCTTCAACGATCGGCGGATCATCGAGTTCGCCTTCGCTATTCCCGAAGAGCAACGGTGGCGTCATGGCCAGCCCAAGTTTCTCTTGCGTCAGGCCATGATGGGGCTTTTGCCGGAATCGGTGAGGAACCGAAACACCAAGGCCGATTTCTCCCACGTCTTTGTCCAAGCGCTGCGGAGCCAGGGCGGCGCGCGCCTGTTCGAATCGTTGCAAACGGAGCGACTCGGCTGGATCGACGGCGAGGAGATTCGCCGGATGTATCGCCGGATGGACGAGGCCTACCGAGCCGGCAATCACCGATATACGAGTGAGACCTGGCCGCTCTGGATGGTCTATGGCATCGAACTGTGGCTCCGTGCGCTGACCGAACCGGAAGGAGTGCAATTCCATGAGGGAAGAAGACGGTCTTCCGACCAAGCAGGAGACGGTCAGGAAACCTTACAAGCCGCCCACCTTGGTGGAGTACGGTAA
- a CDS encoding PqqD family protein — protein sequence MCWPAISPDFPSHARLTSLCPVDKVPFGTSFQSLQQYKPAMRYRIPEDVVFREVGGEAVLLNLATGTYFGLDGVGTEIWNLLAREGTIDGVTNALLAGYDIEEPRLRLDIEQFIQQLTQKGLLAIEPAHTSHDGT from the coding sequence ATGTGCTGGCCCGCTATTTCTCCTGATTTTCCGTCCCACGCCCGCTTGACAAGCCTATGCCCGGTCGATAAGGTGCCCTTCGGCACTTCGTTTCAGTCTCTTCAGCAATACAAACCGGCCATGCGTTATCGCATTCCCGAAGATGTGGTGTTCCGCGAAGTCGGCGGCGAGGCGGTTCTTCTGAACCTCGCGACCGGCACCTACTTCGGGCTGGACGGAGTCGGCACCGAGATCTGGAACCTGCTCGCCCGCGAGGGCACGATCGACGGCGTTACCAACGCCCTGCTGGCCGGCTATGACATAGAGGAACCTCGCCTCCGCCTCGATATCGAACAGTTCATCCAACAACTCACGCAGAAGGGCCTTCTGGCCATCGAGCCGGCTCACACAAGCCATGACGGTACATGA
- a CDS encoding acyloxyacyl hydrolase, translating into MHWLLAAVLLIVWSGSHSLLPAGAEHTVEGPGFPMGTQEVSLTAGYLLPHRLTDRHETKQSGPAVMPSWTITITDPVGKSWYRGQFSIGAEVVYLEFREPVVTHGIGFTPKIKWTWLFSERFRPYFEFAGGPFWTDLTDRIRIKEEDSQFNFILTAGLGLSWFITKQTALNVGYRFHHISNAGTNVPNLGLNSSLPFAGFSFYY; encoded by the coding sequence ATGCACTGGTTGTTGGCCGCGGTACTGTTGATCGTCTGGAGCGGAAGCCACTCGCTCCTGCCGGCCGGGGCCGAACATACCGTCGAGGGACCGGGGTTCCCCATGGGTACGCAGGAGGTCAGCCTGACCGCCGGCTATCTCTTGCCCCACCGACTGACCGACCGACACGAAACCAAACAATCGGGACCGGCCGTGATGCCGTCCTGGACGATCACGATCACAGATCCGGTCGGCAAGAGCTGGTACCGAGGCCAGTTTTCGATCGGGGCCGAAGTCGTCTATCTGGAATTTCGCGAGCCGGTCGTCACGCACGGCATCGGGTTCACCCCCAAGATCAAGTGGACCTGGCTCTTCTCCGAGCGCTTTCGCCCCTATTTCGAATTCGCCGGCGGCCCTTTCTGGACGGACCTGACCGACCGTATCCGCATCAAGGAAGAGGATTCCCAGTTCAATTTCATCCTCACGGCCGGGCTCGGCCTCTCCTGGTTTATCACGAAACAAACCGCTCTCAACGTGGGCTACCGGTTCCATCACATTTCCAATGCGGGAACCAATGTGCCGAACCTCGGGCTGAACTCCAGCCTGCCGTTTGCCGGATTTTCGTTTTATTACTGA
- a CDS encoding tetratricopeptide repeat protein yields MGLSILSLPQKREFPHARFEEAVDSAIRHEYPEYMPSEAAQKARIFFHRGDLDQARHWYEQAVLAARSDADEAALADSLGNLGNVYALCGRPEEAEACYRELLAIQRERHDQLAIGQTLVNLGNLQKDAGRFGPARAHYMEALDLLLRIDDDRSLGLLYANLGLLDAAEQQQAKAVESFTQALDYHRRVGDEDGLATTYSQLGRTFLEMGKLRRAERCLNNASEHFIKLGDEPGEAAVLRLLAEVYIRNAQPLAARRCLERVVLIGRRYRLPTLESDHAKLVSLLTTPPTPA; encoded by the coding sequence ATGGGCTTGTCGATCCTCAGCCTTCCTCAAAAGAGGGAGTTCCCTCACGCCAGGTTCGAGGAGGCCGTAGATTCCGCCATCCGCCATGAGTATCCTGAATACATGCCGTCCGAGGCAGCCCAGAAGGCGCGCATCTTTTTCCATCGAGGGGATCTCGATCAGGCCCGTCATTGGTACGAGCAGGCGGTCCTGGCCGCTCGATCCGACGCCGACGAGGCCGCGTTGGCCGACAGTCTGGGCAATCTCGGCAACGTCTATGCGCTGTGCGGACGGCCCGAAGAAGCCGAAGCCTGTTATCGTGAGTTGCTGGCCATCCAACGGGAGCGCCACGACCAGCTCGCCATCGGTCAAACCCTGGTGAACCTGGGCAATCTTCAGAAGGACGCCGGCCGCTTCGGACCGGCACGGGCCCATTATATGGAGGCCTTGGACCTGCTGCTCCGGATCGACGATGATCGGTCGCTCGGGCTCCTCTATGCCAACCTGGGACTGCTGGACGCGGCGGAACAGCAACAAGCCAAGGCGGTCGAGTCCTTCACCCAGGCCTTGGACTATCACCGCAGGGTGGGAGACGAGGACGGTCTGGCGACCACCTATAGCCAGCTCGGCAGGACTTTCCTCGAAATGGGCAAGCTCCGCCGGGCCGAACGGTGCTTGAACAACGCCTCCGAACACTTCATCAAGCTCGGCGACGAACCGGGCGAAGCGGCGGTGCTGAGGTTGCTGGCCGAGGTCTACATTCGGAACGCCCAACCGCTCGCCGCCCGGCGCTGCCTGGAGCGGGTTGTGCTCATCGGCCGGCGTTATCGACTCCCAACCTTGGAAAGCGACCACGCGAAGCTCGTCTCGCTTCTGACCACTCCGCCAACTCCCGCCTGA
- a CDS encoding HEAT repeat domain-containing protein has protein sequence MKQRRGGRRLALVGIRLWLVVLFVIGVTGCRDLAQAEPDRRAALRALLSAEEVRVTPETLSDLGSGVPQLLMEVAQNAEEDPLLRSRALSLLRHYPDEPRVAAFLEGMVNQKGLNPVLLRSALHSHGTVSRGKAVPALAPYLSSEDPLIREAAGRALAATRDQGAMAMVKQAADREGDPSVKRTLQRLAEQPPRDTKQPTLKRDALLPSDRSR, from the coding sequence ATGAAACAGAGGAGGGGAGGCAGGCGCTTGGCGCTGGTGGGAATCAGGCTGTGGCTTGTCGTGCTCTTCGTCATCGGCGTAACCGGTTGCCGGGACCTTGCCCAAGCGGAACCGGATAGGAGAGCGGCCCTGCGCGCGCTCCTCTCGGCCGAGGAAGTGAGGGTGACGCCTGAGACCCTCTCCGACCTGGGAAGCGGCGTGCCGCAACTGCTCATGGAGGTGGCGCAGAACGCCGAGGAAGATCCCTTGCTTCGGAGCCGAGCCCTCTCGCTGCTCAGACATTACCCTGATGAGCCGCGCGTGGCTGCCTTCCTGGAAGGCATGGTCAATCAGAAGGGCCTGAATCCGGTTCTGTTGCGCTCGGCTCTGCACTCGCACGGGACCGTGTCCCGCGGGAAGGCAGTGCCTGCCCTGGCTCCCTACCTGTCGTCAGAGGATCCGTTGATCCGCGAGGCTGCCGGGAGAGCCTTGGCTGCCACCAGGGATCAAGGGGCCATGGCGATGGTGAAACAGGCGGCCGACCGGGAGGGCGATCCGTCGGTCAAACGGACCTTGCAACGGCTTGCGGAGCAACCCCCACGTGATACGAAGCAACCGACCCTGAAAAGGGACGCCCTTCTCCCTTCGGACCGTAGCCGCTGA
- a CDS encoding SagB/ThcOx family dehydrogenase encodes MEKATREHRHSRRSEGLTPCGQVIRYHEETKHQFMRYARSLGYLDWANQPDPFRRFDGAPLFLLPLLDAQEPPVTPRYDDLYRPEAVTPQPVTRTSLSRFLEYALSITAWKQAGDVRWALRSNPSSGNLHPTEGYVLVGPVDGLADGPALYHYAPKEHGLEVRALVPDHVFRSLLDPFPPQAFLFGLTSVYWREAWKYGERAFRYCHHDTGHVIGSARIAAVSLGWRMVLLDDLATEEVARLCGVARPQDFEAAEAEQADCLAVVWPTASNIAPSDRHAQFPLGLDEEAVSAMEQARWHGRANRLSPEEPVSWDIIDEVSEATVKPRSKSSIRISGVASSGPHAPARPMTAHQVIHQRRSAVAFDSRTSITDRTFYRMLERVMPAGVNASSAGHAAVPWDVLTWEPRVHLALFVHLIEGLTPGLYCLVRDEKKVPALRRRMHDDFMWVQPAGCPPTLPLFCLAEGDGRRLAAQVSCHQDIAGAGAFSLGMLAEFEEPLKTIGPWVYPRLYWECGVIGQVLYLEAEAAGVRATGIGCFFDDPVHEVFGLKDRTFQSLYHFTVGGPVEDHRLTTLPPYGERQPQG; translated from the coding sequence ATGGAGAAGGCCACCCGCGAACACCGCCACTCGCGCCGATCGGAAGGCTTGACGCCTTGCGGGCAGGTGATTCGCTATCACGAAGAAACCAAGCACCAGTTCATGCGCTATGCCCGGTCGTTGGGGTACCTGGACTGGGCCAATCAACCGGACCCTTTTCGCCGCTTCGACGGAGCGCCGCTGTTCCTGCTTCCCCTGTTGGATGCGCAAGAGCCGCCGGTCACACCCCGCTACGACGATCTCTATCGCCCCGAGGCGGTGACGCCGCAGCCGGTGACCCGCACATCGCTCTCGCGCTTTCTTGAGTACGCGCTTTCGATCACGGCCTGGAAACAGGCGGGTGACGTCCGGTGGGCGCTTCGCAGCAATCCATCGAGCGGCAACCTGCATCCGACCGAGGGTTATGTGCTGGTCGGCCCGGTGGATGGGTTGGCGGATGGTCCGGCGCTCTATCATTATGCGCCGAAGGAACATGGGCTTGAGGTGCGCGCACTGGTGCCGGATCACGTCTTCCGGAGCCTGCTCGATCCCTTTCCTCCCCAGGCCTTTCTCTTCGGCTTGACCTCAGTCTATTGGCGCGAGGCCTGGAAATACGGCGAGCGCGCGTTCCGCTATTGCCATCACGACACGGGCCACGTCATCGGTAGTGCCAGGATTGCCGCTGTTTCGCTCGGGTGGCGGATGGTCCTGCTTGACGATCTGGCGACCGAGGAGGTCGCGAGGCTCTGTGGAGTCGCCCGCCCACAGGATTTTGAAGCAGCCGAGGCGGAGCAGGCGGATTGCCTGGCCGTAGTCTGGCCGACTGCGAGCAACATCGCTCCATCTGATCGGCATGCGCAATTCCCCCTTGGGCTGGATGAAGAGGCGGTCTCGGCCATGGAACAGGCGCGCTGGCATGGTCGTGCCAATCGACTCAGTCCGGAGGAGCCGGTGTCCTGGGACATCATCGACGAGGTTTCCGAGGCGACAGTCAAACCGCGAAGCAAAAGCTCGATTCGGATAAGTGGAGTGGCCTCCTCCGGGCCTCATGCGCCGGCCAGGCCAATGACCGCCCATCAGGTCATCCATCAGCGTCGCAGCGCCGTGGCCTTCGACAGCAGGACCTCGATCACCGACCGGACCTTCTATCGAATGCTTGAGCGGGTCATGCCCGCCGGGGTCAATGCATCTTCCGCAGGTCATGCAGCAGTCCCTTGGGATGTTCTGACCTGGGAACCGAGGGTGCATCTGGCCCTGTTCGTGCACTTGATCGAGGGACTGACGCCGGGACTCTATTGTTTGGTCCGCGACGAGAAGAAGGTCCCGGCCCTTCGACGGCGGATGCATGACGACTTCATGTGGGTGCAACCGGCCGGCTGTCCGCCCACGCTGCCGTTGTTTTGCCTGGCAGAAGGAGACGGCCGCCGGCTTGCGGCGCAGGTCAGTTGTCATCAGGACATCGCCGGCGCCGGCGCCTTTTCGCTCGGCATGCTGGCCGAGTTCGAGGAGCCGTTAAAGACGATCGGTCCCTGGGTCTATCCCCGGCTCTATTGGGAATGCGGCGTGATCGGCCAGGTGCTTTATCTCGAAGCGGAAGCGGCCGGCGTGCGGGCGACCGGGATCGGGTGTTTCTTCGATGATCCGGTCCATGAGGTGTTCGGGCTCAAAGACCGGACGTTTCAATCGTTGTACCATTTTACCGTCGGCGGGCCGGTGGAAGACCATCGGTTGACGACCCTGCCGCCCTATGGAGAGAGACAACCCCAAGGTTAA
- a CDS encoding glycine zipper family protein — MMIRLMINRRVGAGAATLLLAGILSAGCSSSKPILYPNAHLQAAGEAVAEQDIELCQEAAAAAGAEPDSGRAGETATRTATGAAMGSAAGAAGGAVAGAIRGNPGRGAMTGAAAGAAGGATHGLLRSLFSRRQPSQAYKQYVNRCLRERGYDVVGWK, encoded by the coding sequence ATGATGATCCGGCTGATGATCAACCGGCGAGTGGGCGCTGGCGCGGCGACATTGCTCTTGGCCGGTATCCTCTCGGCCGGTTGTTCCAGTTCGAAGCCGATTCTCTACCCGAATGCTCACCTCCAGGCGGCCGGTGAGGCCGTGGCGGAACAGGATATCGAGCTCTGCCAGGAGGCCGCGGCGGCAGCCGGCGCCGAGCCGGATTCGGGAAGGGCCGGGGAGACCGCAACGAGAACCGCCACAGGGGCAGCCATGGGATCGGCGGCGGGAGCGGCGGGTGGCGCAGTCGCCGGGGCGATTCGCGGCAATCCGGGACGAGGCGCCATGACCGGCGCGGCGGCGGGAGCGGCAGGAGGGGCGACGCACGGATTGCTGCGTTCCCTGTTCAGCCGTCGCCAGCCAAGTCAGGCTTACAAGCAGTACGTGAATCGCTGTCTCCGAGAGCGCGGGTATGACGTGGTCGGCTGGAAGTAA
- a CDS encoding VanZ family protein, translating into MWYWIDIMVGRWRFLWLACLFIIVWVTTVPGNVFVGHSHWFLVKWVPFQDFRLSFEYLSDLAGNVLLFVPLGFSQLRLDSRLGRSGIPGALAVAILLSLSVELFQVYSHGRAPSVTDVLCNGVGASLGALTARWETGPVTSSRPRHTRALGDSDSRTACKPDLAGDG; encoded by the coding sequence ATGTGGTACTGGATCGACATCATGGTGGGCCGATGGCGGTTTCTCTGGCTGGCTTGCCTGTTCATCATCGTCTGGGTCACCACCGTTCCGGGCAACGTGTTCGTCGGCCACTCCCACTGGTTTTTGGTCAAGTGGGTGCCCTTTCAAGACTTTCGCCTGTCGTTTGAATACCTGAGCGATCTCGCGGGCAACGTCCTCCTGTTTGTGCCGCTGGGCTTCTCACAGCTCCGCCTCGACTCGCGCCTGGGCCGCAGCGGCATCCCGGGCGCGCTCGCGGTCGCCATCCTGCTCTCGCTCTCGGTGGAACTCTTTCAGGTCTATTCGCATGGGCGCGCGCCGTCCGTGACCGACGTGTTGTGTAACGGCGTTGGCGCCTCGCTGGGAGCCTTGACGGCCCGGTGGGAAACCGGCCCCGTTACTTCCAGCCGACCACGTCATACCCGCGCTCTCGGAGACAGCGATTCACGTACTGCTTGTAAGCCTGACTTGGCTGGCGACGGCTGA